From one Musa acuminata AAA Group cultivar baxijiao chromosome BXJ2-6, Cavendish_Baxijiao_AAA, whole genome shotgun sequence genomic stretch:
- the LOC135615300 gene encoding PGR5-like protein 1A, chloroplastic isoform X2, whose product MPPPSSSSSFTAAVAAPALCARRQAHRFFSSDSRLRPRTDRRRGQWPLALAFTAQGPCCLYVGPVETASKEMLEALYQQARDSYYSGNPLIVDDMFDKVELKLRLYGSKSVVKYPRCSLRQHSTYSDAEEDPSQAFALASVWMLLLAFGTSAILVPTIYSLSLALSDIFNLRYFFYGGRSPFELVMMVNGFLIMGLGCLIGYPIASASVQALQGLWRKELVALKGSCPNCGEEVFAFVKSKTSYRHPHRAECHVCECTLEFRTKETFSTPGRRWVYGRVYLVQ is encoded by the exons ATGCCgccgccttcctcctcctcctcgttcacCGCGGCGGTGGCGGCTCCCGCACTATGTGCACGCCGCCAAGCGCACCGCTTCTTCTCCTCGGACTCTCGGCTCCGTCCACGAACCGATCGACGCCGGGGCCAGTGGCCTCTCGCCCTCGCCTTCACGGCGCAGGGCCCCTGCTGCCTCTACGTGGGCCCCGTCGAGACGGCCAGTAAGGAGATGCTCGAAGCCCTCTATCAGCAG GCAAGGGATTCGTATTATAGTGGTAATCCTTTGATTGTTGATGACATGTTCGATAAAGTTGAG TTGAAGCTGCGGTTGTATGGATCAAAGTCTGTTGTTAAGTATCCTCGGTGCAGCCTAAGACAACATTCAACCTATTCAGATGCTGAG GAAGATCCTTCACAAGCTTTTGCTCTAGCAAGTGTATGGATGTTGCTGCTTGCATTTGGGACATCTGCAATTCTTGTGCCTACCATCTATAGCCTCAGTCTGGCTCTCAGTGATATTTTCAACTTGAGATATTTCTTTTATGGTGGTAGATCACCATTTGAATTGGTTATGATGGTCAATGGCTTTCTGATCATGGGACTCGGTTGTCTGATTGGTTATCCTATTGCATCTGCTTCTG TCCAAGCACTGCAAGGCCTTTGGAGGAAAGAATTGGTAGCGCTAAAAGGTTCATGCCCAAACTGTGGGGAGGAG GTCTTTGCTTTTGTCAAATCCAAAACTTCATATAGACATCCTCATCGTGCAGAATGCCACGTGTGCGAGTGCACCTTGGAGTTTAGAACAAAG GAAACCTTCTCGACACCGGGCAGACGTTGGGTTTATGGCCGTGTTTATCTGGTTCAATAG
- the LOC135615300 gene encoding PGR5-like protein 1A, chloroplastic isoform X1: protein MPPPSSSSSFTAAVAAPALCARRQAHRFFSSDSRLRPRTDRRRGQWPLALAFTAQGPCCLYVGPVETASKEMLEALYQQARDSYYSGNPLIVDDMFDKVELKLRLYGSKSVVKYPRCSLRQHSTYSDAEEDPSQAFALASVWMLLLAFGTSAILVPTIYSLSLALSDIFNLRYFFYGGRSPFELVMMVNGFLIMGLGCLIGYPIASASVQALQGLWRKELVALKGSCPNCGEEVFAFVKSKTSYRHPHRAECHVCECTLEFRTKVEETFSTPGRRWVYGRVYLVQ from the exons ATGCCgccgccttcctcctcctcctcgttcacCGCGGCGGTGGCGGCTCCCGCACTATGTGCACGCCGCCAAGCGCACCGCTTCTTCTCCTCGGACTCTCGGCTCCGTCCACGAACCGATCGACGCCGGGGCCAGTGGCCTCTCGCCCTCGCCTTCACGGCGCAGGGCCCCTGCTGCCTCTACGTGGGCCCCGTCGAGACGGCCAGTAAGGAGATGCTCGAAGCCCTCTATCAGCAG GCAAGGGATTCGTATTATAGTGGTAATCCTTTGATTGTTGATGACATGTTCGATAAAGTTGAG TTGAAGCTGCGGTTGTATGGATCAAAGTCTGTTGTTAAGTATCCTCGGTGCAGCCTAAGACAACATTCAACCTATTCAGATGCTGAG GAAGATCCTTCACAAGCTTTTGCTCTAGCAAGTGTATGGATGTTGCTGCTTGCATTTGGGACATCTGCAATTCTTGTGCCTACCATCTATAGCCTCAGTCTGGCTCTCAGTGATATTTTCAACTTGAGATATTTCTTTTATGGTGGTAGATCACCATTTGAATTGGTTATGATGGTCAATGGCTTTCTGATCATGGGACTCGGTTGTCTGATTGGTTATCCTATTGCATCTGCTTCTG TCCAAGCACTGCAAGGCCTTTGGAGGAAAGAATTGGTAGCGCTAAAAGGTTCATGCCCAAACTGTGGGGAGGAG GTCTTTGCTTTTGTCAAATCCAAAACTTCATATAGACATCCTCATCGTGCAGAATGCCACGTGTGCGAGTGCACCTTGGAGTTTAGAACAAAGGTGGAG GAAACCTTCTCGACACCGGGCAGACGTTGGGTTTATGGCCGTGTTTATCTGGTTCAATAG
- the LOC135615300 gene encoding uncharacterized protein LOC135615300 isoform X3, producing the protein MPPPSSSSSFTAAVAAPALCARRQAHRFFSSDSRLRPRTDRRRGQWPLALAFTAQGPCCLYVGPVETASKEMLEALYQQLKLRLYGSKSVVKYPRCSLRQHSTYSDAEEDPSQAFALASVWMLLLAFGTSAILVPTIYSLSLALSDIFNLRYFFYGGRSPFELVMMVNGFLIMGLGCLIGYPIASASVQALQGLWRKELVALKGSCPNCGEEVFAFVKSKTSYRHPHRAECHVCECTLEFRTKVEETFSTPGRRWVYGRVYLVQ; encoded by the exons ATGCCgccgccttcctcctcctcctcgttcacCGCGGCGGTGGCGGCTCCCGCACTATGTGCACGCCGCCAAGCGCACCGCTTCTTCTCCTCGGACTCTCGGCTCCGTCCACGAACCGATCGACGCCGGGGCCAGTGGCCTCTCGCCCTCGCCTTCACGGCGCAGGGCCCCTGCTGCCTCTACGTGGGCCCCGTCGAGACGGCCAGTAAGGAGATGCTCGAAGCCCTCTATCAGCAG TTGAAGCTGCGGTTGTATGGATCAAAGTCTGTTGTTAAGTATCCTCGGTGCAGCCTAAGACAACATTCAACCTATTCAGATGCTGAG GAAGATCCTTCACAAGCTTTTGCTCTAGCAAGTGTATGGATGTTGCTGCTTGCATTTGGGACATCTGCAATTCTTGTGCCTACCATCTATAGCCTCAGTCTGGCTCTCAGTGATATTTTCAACTTGAGATATTTCTTTTATGGTGGTAGATCACCATTTGAATTGGTTATGATGGTCAATGGCTTTCTGATCATGGGACTCGGTTGTCTGATTGGTTATCCTATTGCATCTGCTTCTG TCCAAGCACTGCAAGGCCTTTGGAGGAAAGAATTGGTAGCGCTAAAAGGTTCATGCCCAAACTGTGGGGAGGAG GTCTTTGCTTTTGTCAAATCCAAAACTTCATATAGACATCCTCATCGTGCAGAATGCCACGTGTGCGAGTGCACCTTGGAGTTTAGAACAAAGGTGGAG GAAACCTTCTCGACACCGGGCAGACGTTGGGTTTATGGCCGTGTTTATCTGGTTCAATAG
- the LOC135615300 gene encoding PGR5-like protein 1B, chloroplastic isoform X4 gives MSHISLPNLSLKDCLKIFEASWDLSSKVYFKARDSYYSGNPLIVDDMFDKVELKLRLYGSKSVVKYPRCSLRQHSTYSDAEEDPSQAFALASVWMLLLAFGTSAILVPTIYSLSLALSDIFNLRYFFYGGRSPFELVMMVNGFLIMGLGCLIGYPIASASVQALQGLWRKELVALKGSCPNCGEEVFAFVKSKTSYRHPHRAECHVCECTLEFRTKVEETFSTPGRRWVYGRVYLVQ, from the exons ATGTCGCATATATCTTTACCAAATCTCTCTCTAAAGGACTGTTTAAAGATTTTTGAAGCAAGTTGGGACTTATCTTCAAAAGTATACTTTAAA GCAAGGGATTCGTATTATAGTGGTAATCCTTTGATTGTTGATGACATGTTCGATAAAGTTGAG TTGAAGCTGCGGTTGTATGGATCAAAGTCTGTTGTTAAGTATCCTCGGTGCAGCCTAAGACAACATTCAACCTATTCAGATGCTGAG GAAGATCCTTCACAAGCTTTTGCTCTAGCAAGTGTATGGATGTTGCTGCTTGCATTTGGGACATCTGCAATTCTTGTGCCTACCATCTATAGCCTCAGTCTGGCTCTCAGTGATATTTTCAACTTGAGATATTTCTTTTATGGTGGTAGATCACCATTTGAATTGGTTATGATGGTCAATGGCTTTCTGATCATGGGACTCGGTTGTCTGATTGGTTATCCTATTGCATCTGCTTCTG TCCAAGCACTGCAAGGCCTTTGGAGGAAAGAATTGGTAGCGCTAAAAGGTTCATGCCCAAACTGTGGGGAGGAG GTCTTTGCTTTTGTCAAATCCAAAACTTCATATAGACATCCTCATCGTGCAGAATGCCACGTGTGCGAGTGCACCTTGGAGTTTAGAACAAAGGTGGAG GAAACCTTCTCGACACCGGGCAGACGTTGGGTTTATGGCCGTGTTTATCTGGTTCAATAG